The Sporolituus thermophilus DSM 23256 genome includes a region encoding these proteins:
- the dcuC gene encoding C4-dicarboxylate transporter DcuC: MGIVISLIVTFWVGYLITRKYKPQPVLFMAGLILMFCGVALGLGTILPAKNSTGSVFFDAFEFIKQTFSSRAAGLGLNIMAVGGFARYMDHIGASRALVKLTIRPLLGLRAPYLVMAASWVVGMLLGLCINSASGLAMLLMVTLFPVLVSLGVSRLSATAVIATTLCLDWSPSDTGTILSAQTAGLDPVLYWTNYQIPIALTVMPVVAGFHYFTQKWMDKRDGHEVVPIVVDKTEADKDEKPVPMIYAILPTIPLALILIFSNLWISWIKMDIIKAMFIGVFIAMIFEYVRTRDGKKVLDGIQSFFDGLGMQMANVITLIVAGETFAKGLTTIGTIDAIIKGAQTSGFGAAGMILVMVGIIAGCSIVMGSGNAPFFAFASLTPTVATKMGVAPVLMLLPMHFAASIARAVSPITAVIVVSSSMGGVSPFDLVKRTAIPMAGAMLVNVIGTFVYFYR, translated from the coding sequence TTGGGCATTGTTATTTCGTTGATTGTCACCTTTTGGGTCGGCTATCTGATAACCCGTAAGTACAAGCCTCAGCCGGTCTTGTTCATGGCCGGCCTGATCCTGATGTTCTGCGGGGTAGCCTTAGGGCTGGGCACCATCCTGCCGGCCAAAAACAGCACGGGCTCGGTCTTTTTTGATGCCTTTGAATTTATTAAACAAACCTTCAGTTCCCGGGCGGCGGGACTGGGCCTCAACATCATGGCAGTGGGCGGCTTCGCCCGCTATATGGACCACATTGGCGCCAGCCGCGCTCTGGTCAAGCTCACCATCCGCCCCCTGCTGGGCCTGCGGGCGCCTTATCTCGTGATGGCCGCTTCCTGGGTCGTGGGCATGCTGCTCGGCCTGTGCATAAACAGCGCGTCCGGCCTGGCCATGCTGCTGATGGTAACGCTTTTCCCCGTCCTGGTAAGCCTGGGCGTCAGCCGCTTGTCGGCTACGGCAGTAATAGCCACTACCCTTTGCCTTGACTGGAGCCCCAGCGATACAGGGACGATTTTGTCGGCGCAGACCGCCGGCCTGGATCCGGTGCTGTACTGGACCAACTATCAGATTCCCATCGCTTTGACGGTAATGCCGGTAGTAGCCGGTTTCCACTACTTTACGCAAAAGTGGATGGACAAGCGGGACGGCCATGAAGTGGTGCCTATCGTCGTGGACAAGACAGAGGCCGACAAGGATGAAAAGCCGGTGCCCATGATTTATGCCATCCTGCCCACCATTCCGCTGGCACTCATTCTGATTTTCAGTAACCTGTGGATTTCCTGGATCAAGATGGACATCATCAAGGCGATGTTTATCGGCGTGTTTATTGCCATGATCTTCGAATATGTCCGCACGCGCGACGGTAAAAAGGTTCTTGACGGTATCCAGTCGTTCTTTGACGGGCTGGGCATGCAAATGGCCAATGTCATTACCCTCATTGTCGCCGGTGAAACCTTCGCCAAGGGTCTTACGACCATCGGCACCATTGACGCCATCATCAAAGGCGCTCAAACCTCCGGGTTTGGCGCGGCCGGCATGATCCTGGTAATGGTCGGCATTATCGCCGGCTGCTCCATCGTCATGGGCTCCGGCAACGCACCTTTCTTCGCGTTTGCGTCGCTAACCCCCACCGTCGCGACCAAAATGGGGGTTGCCCCCGTACTGATGCTGCTGCCCATGCATTTTGCCGCCAGTATCGCGCGCGCCGTATCGCCCATTACCGCCGTTATCGTCGTTTCGTCCAGCATGGGCGGCGTCTCGCCGTTTGACCTGGTGAAGCGGACCGCCATTCCCATGGCCGGCGCCATGCTTGTCAACGTTATCGGGACTTTTGTGTATTTCTACCGGTAA